The sequence AAACCTAGACCTTCGGGGAAGCGGCGTTTCGCCAGAGCTCCGCCATCTCGCGAGCGGCGGGGCTGAGGTAGCCGGATTTTCGATACAGCAGTCCGACCGTCCTGCGAATGCCCGGGTTTTGGATAGGGATGGCGCGGAGATTGTGGGCGTGGAAGAGCGTGGATCGTGAGGCTTGTTCGGGTAGAACGGTCGCCAGTCCGCTTGCTTCAAGCGTGCCGAGAATGCCTTCGATGGTGTTCATCTCGATTGAGACCTTGAGGGGCAGGTCGAGGTCGTCGCAGGTCTTTTCGAAAAGCCGCCGCGTGCAGTAGTCCCTGGTTAGCAAGGCGAGCGGGATTTCCTGCAGCGTTTTCAGGCTGATGCGTGACCTGCGGGCGATCGCTTGATTAGGAGCGGCTATGAGGGCGAAGCTTTCTTCGAAAAGCGGCTCGGAGTCGAGGAGCTGACTGTCGCCAGGGGTGAAGCTCACGCCCAG is a genomic window of Pelagicoccus sp. SDUM812003 containing:
- a CDS encoding LysR substrate-binding domain-containing protein, with translation MELRHLRYFTVVAAEEHFRNAAERLNIAQPALSQQIRQLEDQIGVALFERIGRGVRLTEAGKLFWDYADRILALSQESIEAVQEIEGLTRGRLNLGIAQTPNSFHAAPIISAFKARFPHIFVSIAELSADEIETQLVKGELDLGVSFTPGDSQLLDSEPLFEESFALIAAPNQAIARRSRISLKTLQEIPLALLTRDYCTRRLFEKTCDDLDLPLKVSIEMNTIEGILGTLEASGLATVLPEQASRSTLFHAHNLRAIPIQNPGIRRTVGLLYRKSGYLSPAAREMAELWRNAASPKV